A window from Rhizosphaericola mali encodes these proteins:
- a CDS encoding outer membrane beta-barrel protein: MKRSISLVVVLILVQVIFINYLQAQSSLSGIKIDAEYNYLYSTHSTKFRGPSVIVNKDLNKHWNVGLGVGYNTCSYHPDNGYDLKDLKLVPVFAQFKYNFSSDKLIDPYALFKTGITFMDYDQKWHESDQAYYKVHQTGWYTYLGAGVKLNLKSFVQPYFNIGLIGYKMSTNDLDINPHGVAGNLGCSFKL; the protein is encoded by the coding sequence ATGAAAAGAAGTATTAGTTTGGTCGTAGTGTTGATATTAGTACAAGTTATTTTTATAAACTATCTACAAGCTCAATCGAGTCTGAGCGGCATAAAAATCGATGCAGAATATAATTATTTGTATTCTACACATAGTACCAAATTTAGAGGTCCATCTGTTATAGTGAATAAAGATTTAAATAAGCATTGGAATGTGGGACTCGGTGTTGGCTATAATACTTGTAGCTATCATCCCGATAATGGATATGACTTGAAAGATTTGAAATTAGTACCTGTTTTCGCACAGTTTAAATATAATTTCAGTTCGGATAAATTGATTGATCCATACGCCTTATTTAAAACTGGAATCACATTTATGGACTATGATCAGAAATGGCATGAATCTGATCAAGCATATTATAAAGTACATCAAACTGGATGGTACACGTATCTTGGTGCTGGCGTTAAGCTAAATCTAAAATCTTTCGTTCAACCTTATTTCAACATTGGATTGATTGGTTATAAAATGAGCACCAATGATTTGGATATCAATCCTCATGGCGTTGCAGGTAATTTAGGCTGTTCATTCAAATTATAG
- a CDS encoding phosphatidylglycerol lysyltransferase domain-containing protein: MSFVGTFKSIGSNLQSHWKRYIQYALAIFFIFFAIHFFSSQGDELKNIQTQIAVFNRFWLWMSILITLLFVVLQGVMYQYAFKSIQKRIPLLLGINLFLKRNFVSVFLPAGGITSLAFFNKDILRQKISKSESNIAASIYAFLGILSVVIVGIPIIIYALCISINIQNIGALVLLLIGMIVVLCYFIWDLKKQKFLYKILIKYFPKLENSIHSIFVNEFDKKSLYITLVISILIDIIGIFQLYFVMKGLAAFSNLFIASLAYIIVVILLIVSPFLRGVGAIEVSLAYILGKFGYSRAEALGITLLFRFFEFWFPLFLGAIAFLVKVDKFIIRILPSCFALLLGIINIYSVLTPPIITRFELENSVLSLKTMTTSNYFVLMAGLFLILNAFLLLKGSKTAFVTAIALCIVSIVGNLLKSLDYEEAFVGLVVLITLVISAKDYRAKSKFGISNHASQLILLSCAIVLVYGYLGLYFLNFAYWHIHLNFFQVSSLLFKSIFMLKVKHGFLFNKITRYFFYSLSISSFSVIIWILVLLLRPKYLKINESNNANDLILAKDLLFRMHDSANDFFKIWNDKQIYFSQILDGFVSYKSYKNYVVVLENPVISDKRKLHFLVEEFENYCRLHNLKPFYYRVSAEFVNAIETFKKKKLLIGQEAILDLGTFSLTGKSMKSIRNAINNAQRNGLTVTTNLPPIKDGLLQQLVQVSDQWLDENNRKEIGFSQGSFDWDILKNQTILTVENKEGMVLAFVNILPTFGQNIATYDLIRYIPNAPNGTIDFLLVETFNYLKANGLQFVDIGFAPFSGLNEIDVKNFLEMSIKFTHEKIKPIADYQQGLRKSKEKFGPNWENKYLVYNEDFDLLQFPIVYRNIIKV; the protein is encoded by the coding sequence ATGTCTTTTGTCGGTACATTTAAAAGCATTGGCTCCAATCTGCAGTCTCATTGGAAAAGATATATTCAATATGCCTTGGCTATATTTTTTATATTCTTTGCGATACATTTTTTTTCTAGTCAAGGAGATGAACTCAAAAATATTCAAACGCAGATTGCGGTTTTTAATCGCTTTTGGTTGTGGATGAGTATTCTGATTACTTTGCTATTTGTCGTCTTGCAAGGAGTAATGTATCAATATGCTTTTAAAAGCATTCAAAAAAGAATTCCATTACTATTGGGAATCAACCTTTTTTTGAAAAGAAATTTTGTAAGTGTATTTCTACCTGCTGGAGGTATTACCTCTTTAGCTTTTTTCAATAAAGATATATTAAGGCAAAAGATTTCTAAATCTGAAAGTAATATAGCGGCTTCTATATATGCCTTTCTAGGTATACTGTCTGTGGTTATTGTAGGCATTCCGATCATTATTTATGCACTATGTATTAGTATAAATATTCAAAATATTGGTGCATTAGTTTTACTATTGATAGGGATGATTGTCGTATTATGTTACTTTATTTGGGACTTAAAAAAGCAAAAATTTTTATATAAAATATTGATTAAATATTTTCCCAAATTGGAAAATAGCATTCATTCCATTTTTGTAAATGAATTTGATAAAAAATCGCTGTATATAACATTAGTAATCAGTATTTTGATTGATATAATTGGGATATTTCAGTTGTATTTTGTGATGAAAGGGTTGGCTGCATTTTCCAATCTTTTTATCGCGTCCTTAGCATATATTATAGTTGTAATATTATTGATCGTTTCTCCCTTTTTACGTGGAGTGGGAGCAATAGAGGTTTCACTTGCTTATATTTTAGGTAAATTTGGATATAGTCGTGCGGAAGCTTTAGGCATTACTTTATTGTTTCGGTTCTTTGAGTTTTGGTTTCCTTTATTTCTAGGTGCGATTGCTTTTTTGGTGAAAGTTGACAAATTCATTATCAGAATATTACCGTCTTGTTTCGCTCTTTTATTGGGCATTATCAATATTTATTCTGTGCTAACACCTCCAATTATTACTAGGTTTGAATTAGAGAATTCGGTTCTTTCTTTAAAGACGATGACTACTTCGAATTATTTCGTATTAATGGCTGGTTTATTTTTGATATTAAATGCATTCTTATTATTAAAAGGATCGAAGACTGCATTTGTCACTGCGATTGCACTTTGTATCGTTTCAATAGTCGGTAATCTGCTTAAATCTTTGGATTACGAAGAAGCATTCGTTGGCTTAGTGGTATTGATAACTTTAGTGATATCGGCTAAAGACTATAGGGCGAAGTCAAAATTTGGAATTTCTAATCATGCGAGTCAATTAATTCTACTTAGTTGTGCTATTGTACTTGTGTACGGCTATCTAGGACTATATTTCTTAAACTTTGCATATTGGCACATCCACCTCAATTTTTTTCAAGTTTCATCTCTGTTGTTCAAAAGCATTTTTATGTTGAAGGTGAAACATGGATTTTTGTTTAATAAGATTACACGTTATTTTTTCTATAGTTTAAGCATCTCCTCTTTTTCGGTTATTATCTGGATTTTAGTATTGTTACTTCGACCAAAATATCTAAAAATAAATGAAAGTAATAATGCAAATGACTTGATTTTAGCCAAAGATTTGCTTTTTAGAATGCATGATTCCGCAAATGATTTTTTCAAAATTTGGAATGATAAACAAATTTATTTTTCACAAATACTAGATGGATTCGTTTCCTACAAATCTTATAAAAATTATGTAGTTGTACTAGAAAATCCAGTTATTTCGGATAAGCGCAAACTACATTTTTTAGTAGAGGAATTTGAAAATTATTGTCGTCTACATAATTTGAAACCTTTCTATTATCGTGTGTCGGCGGAGTTTGTCAATGCAATTGAGACTTTTAAAAAGAAGAAATTGCTAATAGGGCAGGAGGCAATATTGGATTTAGGTACTTTTTCATTGACTGGGAAAAGTATGAAATCTATCCGAAATGCCATCAATAACGCACAGCGAAATGGTCTGACTGTTACTACTAATTTGCCACCTATAAAAGATGGATTACTACAACAATTGGTGCAAGTGTCTGATCAGTGGTTGGACGAAAATAACCGTAAAGAAATCGGATTTTCACAAGGCTCGTTTGATTGGGATATTTTGAAAAATCAAACAATTTTAACCGTAGAAAATAAAGAGGGGATGGTGCTCGCATTTGTGAATATTCTGCCTACATTCGGTCAAAATATTGCCACTTATGATTTGATTAGATATATTCCTAATGCGCCTAATGGAACTATAGATTTTTTATTGGTAGAAACATTCAATTATCTGAAAGCTAATGGACTTCAATTTGTAGATATTGGCTTCGCTCCTTTTTCTGGTTTGAATGAAATTGATGTCAAGAATTTCTTGGAAATGTCTATAAAATTTACTCATGAAAAAATCAAACCAATTGCCGATTACCAACAAGGACTAAGAAAATCCAAAGAGAAATTTGGTCCGAATTGGGAGAATAAATATCTCGTTTATAACGAAGATTTTGATTTACTACAATTTCCTATCGTATATAGAAATATTATCAAAGTGTAA
- a CDS encoding SRPBCC domain-containing protein has translation MPQIVQIKALINQPLSKVWELWNNPEDVKHWNAASPDWHTTFAENDLRDNGKFKYRMEAKDGSFGFDFSGIYDTITPFQFIEYTLDDGRKVKTYFEVNDEDLTEINTEFETEEVNSIEMQRTGWQAILDNFKKYVERK, from the coding sequence ATGCCACAAATTGTCCAAATCAAAGCACTGATAAATCAACCATTATCCAAAGTTTGGGAACTCTGGAATAATCCAGAAGATGTAAAACATTGGAATGCGGCATCGCCCGATTGGCATACTACATTTGCAGAAAATGATTTAAGAGATAATGGTAAATTTAAATACAGAATGGAAGCGAAGGATGGAAGTTTTGGTTTTGATTTCTCTGGTATTTATGATACGATAACGCCATTTCAATTTATTGAATATACATTAGATGACGGAAGAAAGGTGAAAACGTATTTCGAGGTGAATGATGAAGATTTAACTGAAATAAATACCGAATTTGAGACGGAAGAAGTTAATTCTATTGAGATGCAGCGAACCGGTTGGCAAGCTATTTTGGATAATTTTAAAAAATATGTGGAACGTAAATAA
- a CDS encoding VOC family protein has protein sequence MGVNLYTCLWANGKADEMIEYYSHVFPNVTLLSNTSIVSNIEINGFKLMLLNAVSQFEINPSISFLYNCSSENEVVEIWEKLKPNSKVLMDLGKYPWAEQYGWIQDAFGVNWQLIYIADNKNWGKILPSLMFTGINNGKLADAILFYQTIFGTDNAHNIVAKYGENDPDTTGNIKYAEFDLIYYPMVAMENSGSHDFQFNEGVSLVVECNTQTEIDHFWFGLSDGGSLGQCGWLKDRYGISWQIVPKILGEIMEDKDLALTATDIVLHSTKFEISKFEAIRKLKEL, from the coding sequence ATGGGTGTAAATTTATATACTTGCCTTTGGGCAAATGGCAAAGCGGATGAAATGATTGAATATTATAGTCATGTATTTCCTAATGTGACGTTACTTTCTAATACATCTATAGTAAGCAATATTGAAATCAATGGATTTAAATTAATGCTTTTAAATGCAGTTTCTCAATTTGAAATAAATCCTTCAATTTCTTTTCTTTATAATTGTAGTTCTGAAAATGAAGTAGTTGAAATATGGGAAAAGCTGAAACCTAATAGTAAGGTCTTAATGGATCTAGGTAAATATCCTTGGGCGGAACAATACGGTTGGATTCAAGATGCATTTGGCGTCAATTGGCAACTCATTTATATCGCTGATAATAAAAATTGGGGTAAAATTTTACCTAGTTTGATGTTCACAGGGATTAATAATGGGAAATTGGCAGACGCAATTTTATTTTATCAAACGATCTTCGGTACAGATAACGCTCATAATATTGTCGCTAAATATGGAGAAAATGACCCAGATACTACGGGGAATATAAAATATGCGGAATTTGATTTAATTTATTATCCAATGGTCGCTATGGAAAATTCTGGTAGCCATGATTTTCAATTTAATGAAGGTGTATCGCTTGTCGTAGAATGTAATACCCAAACGGAAATTGATCATTTTTGGTTTGGGCTTTCCGATGGTGGATCATTAGGACAATGTGGGTGGCTTAAAGATCGCTATGGAATATCATGGCAAATCGTACCCAAAATTTTGGGTGAAATTATGGAAGATAAAGACCTAGCTCTTACCGCCACAGATATTGTATTACATTCTACAAAATTTGAAATATCGAAATTTGAGGCTATTAGAAAATTGAAAGAACTATAA
- a CDS encoding M14 family zinc carboxypeptidase, with protein sequence MHLLIKYARKVLPIFFFLNATAQLTPYEKDPQKNTTATYQEMIDYYQTLAKKYPKQSKLFTCGKTDVGKPLQLFVLSKSGEFSPEKLKKSGNAIFLINNGIHPGEPEGIDASMMLARDLLAKNALPDNEVIAIITAYNLGGMLNRGESRVNQNGPVTYGFRGNRRNLDLNRDFIKTDSKNSYSFQEIFNSWDPDVFLDNHTSDGADYQYIMTLIDTQRDKLTPILGKYMKEKFTDELYKRMATKDYKLIPYIDFPGETPESGIEAYLETPRYSTGFAALHNTIAYMPETHMWKPFQQRVESTYQLMVYLKDIIHEQGNTLLATRRKAKDYVKNQTTFPLRWKLDTTKYANIPFYGYEAEHKPSEVSGLTRLYYNRDRPFTRTIKLYDRYQASLTINKPKAYIIPQCYDKAISLLQLNHVKLMPIKQDTIVHAEVYYIKDFPTNTQPYEGHYLHHDITLEKKMMDVPFYKGDYMAFTNQESNRYLIETLEPEGVDSYFCWNFFDGILSRKEYFSPYIFEDKAAELLKKNPQLRTDLDNAIDKNPSLKNDAHGQLEWIYQHSNFFEKTYKLYPIARIL encoded by the coding sequence ATGCATCTACTCATAAAATATGCGCGTAAAGTTTTGCCTATATTCTTTTTTTTGAACGCAACGGCACAATTAACGCCTTACGAAAAAGATCCGCAAAAAAATACGACTGCGACCTATCAAGAAATGATAGATTATTATCAAACTTTGGCAAAAAAATATCCCAAACAAAGTAAATTATTTACTTGTGGGAAAACTGATGTAGGTAAACCTTTACAATTATTCGTACTCTCTAAATCGGGAGAATTTTCTCCAGAAAAATTGAAGAAATCTGGAAACGCTATTTTTCTGATAAATAATGGCATTCATCCTGGGGAGCCTGAAGGTATTGATGCTTCCATGATGTTAGCCAGAGATTTATTGGCAAAAAATGCGTTGCCAGACAACGAAGTGATTGCCATCATTACTGCCTATAATCTCGGAGGAATGTTGAATCGTGGAGAATCACGTGTCAATCAAAATGGTCCCGTAACCTATGGTTTTCGTGGTAATCGACGCAACCTCGATCTAAATAGAGATTTTATCAAAACAGATAGTAAAAATTCTTATTCATTTCAAGAGATTTTCAATAGTTGGGATCCAGATGTTTTTTTGGATAATCATACGAGTGATGGCGCAGACTATCAATATATCATGACCTTAATCGATACGCAAAGGGATAAATTAACGCCAATTTTGGGTAAATACATGAAAGAAAAATTTACCGATGAACTATACAAAAGAATGGCGACCAAGGACTATAAATTGATTCCCTATATTGATTTCCCAGGAGAAACGCCTGAGTCAGGAATCGAAGCATATCTGGAAACGCCAAGATATTCTACAGGATTTGCAGCTTTGCATAATACGATTGCATACATGCCAGAAACGCACATGTGGAAACCATTTCAACAAAGAGTAGAATCGACTTATCAGTTAATGGTGTATCTAAAAGACATCATTCACGAACAAGGAAATACACTACTTGCAACGCGACGAAAAGCGAAGGACTATGTAAAAAATCAAACCACATTTCCACTTCGTTGGAAATTAGATACGACAAAATATGCGAATATTCCATTTTATGGTTATGAAGCTGAGCACAAGCCGAGCGAGGTCTCTGGATTAACAAGACTATATTATAATCGAGATCGACCATTTACCAGAACTATAAAATTGTATGATAGATATCAAGCTAGCTTAACAATCAACAAACCCAAAGCATATATTATTCCTCAATGTTATGATAAAGCCATCTCTTTATTGCAACTCAATCATGTGAAACTCATGCCTATAAAACAGGATACAATTGTCCATGCAGAGGTGTATTATATAAAAGATTTTCCGACGAATACGCAACCATATGAAGGACATTATCTACACCATGACATCACCCTAGAAAAAAAGATGATGGATGTTCCTTTTTATAAGGGTGATTATATGGCGTTTACAAATCAAGAAAGCAATCGTTACCTAATAGAGACATTAGAACCAGAGGGTGTAGATAGTTATTTTTGTTGGAATTTCTTTGATGGAATTTTGAGTAGAAAAGAATATTTTTCACCTTATATATTTGAAGATAAAGCAGCAGAATTATTGAAAAAAAATCCTCAACTAAGAACAGATTTGGATAACGCAATAGATAAAAATCCATCCCTTAAAAATGACGCACATGGTCAATTGGAATGGATTTATCAACATTCAAATTTTTTTGAAAAAACGTACAAATTGTACCCAATTGCAAGAATTTTATAG
- a CDS encoding low molecular weight protein-tyrosine-phosphatase: protein MHIFSLDKYNKHRSIAPFSICWLSLRRMKILMVCLGNICRSPLAEGILRNKLAGNGMDVQVDSAGTGGWHVNEAPHILSQKVAKNHGFGISDLRGRKFLREDMADFDKIFVMDSQNYNDVKYIAGPKWDESKVDLILNQSLPGKNKSVPDPWYDNTVDAFENVYQMLDKACDVIIEKIQTNNL, encoded by the coding sequence ATGCATATTTTTAGTTTGGACAAATATAACAAGCATCGATCTATTGCCCCATTTTCTATTTGTTGGTTATCTTTGCGCCGTATGAAAATATTAATGGTATGCTTGGGCAACATTTGTAGAAGTCCATTGGCAGAAGGAATATTGAGAAATAAGTTGGCAGGAAATGGTATGGATGTGCAAGTAGATAGTGCTGGTACAGGTGGCTGGCATGTCAATGAAGCACCGCATATTCTTTCTCAAAAAGTCGCAAAAAATCATGGATTCGGCATTTCAGATCTTCGTGGACGCAAATTTTTAAGAGAAGATATGGCTGATTTTGATAAAATTTTTGTGATGGATAGCCAGAATTACAATGATGTAAAATATATCGCCGGTCCAAAATGGGATGAAAGCAAGGTTGATCTTATCTTAAATCAATCGCTACCTGGGAAGAATAAAAGCGTGCCAGATCCTTGGTATGACAATACGGTGGACGCATTTGAAAATGTATATCAAATGCTGGACAAAGCTTGCGATGTCATCATCGAAAAAATACAAACAAACAATCTTTAA
- the hisS gene encoding histidine--tRNA ligase — translation MKPSIPQGTRDFNAAVVLKRQYIFQTIKSIFELFGFQPLETPSMENIETLMGKYGEEGDKLIFKILNNGLDNPSKLEKTEAGFKNVLQGKNDKSITERALRYDLTIPFARFVAMNQNDLVFPYRRYQIQPVWRADRPQRGRYREFYQCDADIVGSNSLLNETELLQIYSQAFSKLKVDVEIHINSRKMLSALAEICGGLDRLTSITIAIDKLDKIGLDKVKEELAQRDLESNQIEIIEKYLQISGSNTEKIAAIKSLMGDNASAKVGLEEIEFLLSHAGALQQEVVVDFTLARGLDYYTGIIFEVKAKNVQMGSIGGGGRYDNLTGLFGVNGLSGVGVSFGIDRIYDVMDELQVFPDNVQAGSKVLFFNLGEKESETSFQLLQQVRNAGIKAEIYPDKSKLDKQFKYADKKNIMYAVIIGSQELEEKKCTIKNIQSGEQKIIDQDALVAYLSEN, via the coding sequence GTGAAACCTTCGATTCCTCAGGGCACAAGAGATTTTAACGCCGCAGTCGTATTAAAACGTCAATATATTTTTCAGACAATCAAGTCAATATTTGAATTATTTGGATTCCAACCATTGGAAACACCATCTATGGAAAATATCGAAACTTTGATGGGGAAATATGGCGAAGAAGGCGACAAACTTATTTTCAAAATTTTGAATAATGGGTTGGACAATCCCAGTAAATTAGAAAAAACAGAAGCAGGTTTTAAAAACGTATTGCAAGGAAAAAACGATAAAAGTATTACTGAAAGAGCACTTCGTTATGATTTGACGATTCCATTTGCACGTTTTGTAGCGATGAATCAAAATGATTTAGTATTTCCGTACAGACGTTATCAGATCCAACCGGTATGGCGTGCAGATCGTCCACAACGTGGTCGTTATCGCGAATTTTATCAATGTGATGCGGATATTGTGGGCAGTAATTCTTTGTTGAACGAGACGGAATTATTACAAATTTATTCGCAAGCATTTTCCAAATTAAAGGTAGATGTCGAGATTCACATCAATAGCCGCAAAATGTTGTCTGCGTTGGCAGAGATTTGTGGCGGATTGGATCGCTTGACTTCCATTACAATTGCTATTGATAAGCTAGACAAAATTGGTTTGGATAAAGTAAAAGAAGAGTTAGCGCAAAGAGACTTGGAATCCAATCAAATTGAAATTATTGAAAAATATTTGCAAATATCTGGTTCGAATACAGAAAAAATCGCTGCTATTAAATCGTTAATGGGCGATAATGCAAGTGCCAAAGTTGGTTTGGAAGAAATTGAATTTTTATTGTCACATGCTGGTGCGTTGCAACAAGAAGTTGTAGTTGATTTTACCCTTGCGCGTGGATTGGATTATTATACGGGAATTATATTCGAAGTGAAAGCCAAAAATGTACAAATGGGTAGCATTGGTGGTGGCGGTCGATATGATAATCTAACAGGATTATTTGGGGTAAATGGCTTGTCCGGTGTGGGTGTAAGTTTCGGTATAGATCGTATCTATGACGTGATGGATGAGTTACAAGTTTTCCCAGACAATGTACAAGCTGGAAGTAAAGTGTTATTTTTCAATTTGGGAGAAAAAGAAAGTGAAACGTCTTTTCAATTATTACAGCAGGTTAGAAATGCTGGAATTAAAGCGGAAATTTATCCTGATAAATCCAAATTGGACAAACAATTCAAATACGCGGACAAAAAGAATATTATGTACGCCGTAATCATTGGAAGCCAAGAGTTGGAAGAAAAAAAATGCACCATTAAAAATATACAATCAGGTGAACAAAAGATCATCGACCAAGATGCACTTGTTGCCTATTTATCCGAAAATTAA
- a CDS encoding aminopeptidase P family protein yields the protein MFAKEIYESRRAILKSKVQSGLILFLGNEEAGMNFKNNTYTFRQDSTFLYYTGLDKASLTFLIDVDNNQEILFGDNISIDDIVWFGPTPKLEEDAAKAGIIDVRPTKDLQNYLDKASNSGNTIHYLPPYRDEHILKLQQWLHISPKEAAAKPSVELIKAVVSMRSYKQPEEIVEIDKAVDISTEMHETFMKLTKPGLMESYVAGKLHGMALCAGGDLSYPIILTVNGETLHIHARHHEMKAGQLALCDAGAETPLHYAGDLTRTVPVNGKFTSLQKDMYNIVLDTQLKTIEACKPGTLFKDIHALAGETLLEGLKGFGIIKGDVKEAVANDVHTLFFQCGLGHMMGMDVHDMENLGEQYVGYTDTMKKIMTFGWKSLRLGKALEPGFVVTIEPGLYFIPSLIDEWKAENKLSQFVDYNELDKFRDFSGIRIEDDILITETGHRILGNTIAPKSVEEIESFMAN from the coding sequence ATGTTTGCAAAAGAAATTTATGAATCAAGAAGAGCGATATTAAAATCAAAAGTTCAGTCTGGTTTGATCCTATTTTTGGGAAATGAAGAGGCTGGAATGAATTTTAAAAATAATACTTACACTTTTCGTCAAGACAGTACATTTTTATATTATACAGGTTTGGATAAGGCGTCATTAACCTTTTTAATAGATGTGGATAATAACCAAGAAATTTTGTTTGGTGACAATATTTCTATCGATGATATTGTTTGGTTTGGCCCTACTCCAAAATTGGAAGAAGATGCTGCTAAAGCAGGCATCATTGACGTAAGACCCACGAAAGATTTGCAAAATTATTTGGATAAAGCTTCTAATAGTGGCAATACAATTCATTATTTGCCTCCTTATAGAGACGAACATATTTTGAAATTACAACAATGGTTACATATTTCACCTAAAGAAGCCGCGGCTAAACCATCTGTTGAGTTGATCAAAGCGGTTGTAAGTATGCGCTCTTATAAACAACCAGAAGAAATTGTTGAGATTGATAAAGCCGTTGATATTTCTACTGAAATGCATGAAACTTTCATGAAATTGACCAAGCCTGGTTTGATGGAATCTTATGTTGCAGGTAAATTGCATGGAATGGCTTTATGTGCTGGAGGTGATCTTTCTTATCCAATTATCTTAACGGTCAATGGAGAAACTTTGCATATTCATGCAAGACATCATGAAATGAAAGCAGGTCAATTGGCATTGTGTGATGCTGGTGCGGAAACGCCATTGCATTATGCTGGCGACTTGACGCGTACGGTTCCTGTTAATGGTAAATTCACTTCTTTGCAAAAAGATATGTACAATATTGTTTTGGATACGCAGTTGAAAACAATTGAAGCATGCAAACCAGGTACGTTATTTAAAGATATCCATGCATTAGCAGGAGAAACTTTATTGGAAGGTTTAAAAGGATTTGGAATTATCAAAGGTGATGTGAAAGAAGCGGTAGCCAATGATGTACATACTTTATTTTTCCAATGTGGACTTGGACACATGATGGGCATGGACGTACATGATATGGAAAATCTAGGCGAACAATATGTAGGTTATACAGATACAATGAAAAAAATAATGACTTTCGGATGGAAATCATTGCGTTTGGGTAAAGCGTTGGAACCTGGATTTGTTGTAACTATTGAACCTGGTCTCTATTTTATTCCTAGTTTGATTGATGAATGGAAAGCGGAAAATAAATTGTCTCAATTTGTGGACTATAATGAATTAGATAAATTCAGAGATTTCAGTGGTATTAGGATTGAAGATGATATTTTGATTACGGAAACTGGTCATAGAATTTTGGGTAATACAATTGCACCAAAATCAGTAGAAGAAATCGAAAGTTTTATGGCAAATTAG